Proteins encoded together in one Mycoplasma miroungirhinis window:
- a CDS encoding ABC transporter permease: protein MKFFKKQTHVSPNNEHGKALAPNKFIQPINYKKWEIIGNLLEYHESHNIKKQQNKWIELFYRFSRSFAGVFGMVLFLSIVISAIFIPFFTKSPDTLHIENKYQGFFEGNSIFGTDYLGRDLFARLWWGLRYSLALALVTTIIQVFVGLLIGIMMGHFRMFDIVMTYIIKIISNVPSIIILIVITIVWQPTFWVIVFALTFTSWTHIANQMRSQVLRAKSFEWVSASSVLGTPTYKILLNYLPVVIPLLVTEIVFHIPGVILSETSLAFIGLSIDIPTLGNLISEGAKVFTAYPRYVLLPSMMLVLLTTTIQLISTSIQDSLLRQR from the coding sequence ATGAAATTCTTTAAAAAACAAACACATGTTTCACCAAATAATGAACACGGAAAAGCATTAGCACCTAATAAATTTATTCAACCAATTAATTATAAAAAATGAGAAATTATTGGTAATTTATTAGAATATCATGAATCACATAACATCAAAAAGCAACAAAATAAATGAATAGAACTATTTTATAGATTTTCAAGAAGTTTTGCTGGTGTATTTGGAATGGTATTATTTCTTTCAATTGTAATAAGTGCAATATTTATTCCATTTTTTACAAAAAGTCCTGACACTTTACATATTGAAAATAAATATCAAGGATTTTTTGAAGGTAATTCAATTTTTGGAACAGATTATTTAGGAAGGGATTTATTTGCTCGTTTATGATGAGGACTTAGATACTCACTTGCACTTGCATTAGTAACTACTATTATTCAAGTTTTTGTAGGTTTATTAATCGGAATTATGATGGGTCATTTTAGAATGTTTGATATTGTTATGACTTATATTATTAAAATAATTTCAAACGTTCCTTCAATTATTATTTTAATTGTTATAACAATAGTTTGACAACCTACATTCTGAGTTATAGTTTTTGCTCTAACATTTACTTCATGAACACATATAGCAAACCAAATGCGTTCACAAGTTTTAAGAGCTAAATCATTTGAATGAGTTTCAGCTTCAAGTGTTTTAGGAACACCAACATATAAAATATTATTAAATTATTTACCTGTTGTTATTCCTTTATTAGTTACTGAAATAGTGTTTCACATTCCTGGTGTTATATTAAGTGAAACATCACTTGCATTCATAGGTTTAAGTATTGATATACCAACACTAGGAAACTTAATTTCTGAAGGTGCAAAAGTATTTACAGCTTATCCAAGATATGTTTTATTACCTTCAATGATGTTAGTTTTATTAACAACAACCATTCAATTAATTTCAACAAGTATTCAAGATTCATTATTAAGACAAAGATAG
- a CDS encoding ABC transporter permease, with protein MKTNITKLLKEKKLTFMSSKTVEKPSFVDFAQKIKPKTSKVRDVFNFQSQLLRSLKRLFIMVFEFFTIAWIVVTITFFLINSIPGSTTLTSGLDETSKKAIEATYGLDKPLFDRYLIYLQNLFKGDFGISYSVFPGQSINDFVWIRFYKSFLIGIFSVMLTLIIGIPVGVYVGMNPDKLPDHIATVVVSIFSSIPSLVFALWLLLIGRTLHIPYIYVETDIATYVLPGLALSLGSIIVYIKYIRTELNRELNSQHAKFCYLKGLSKSRFVWTHALKPSLFPIATFFPVVIFGSFIGSLFVEQIFFITGSGGLLLNAITSKDYNIILFMVTLFSLITILSYTTRDALYKLIDPRVRRSSR; from the coding sequence CAAAGAAAAAAAATTGACTTTTATGAGTTCAAAAACTGTTGAAAAACCTTCTTTTGTTGATTTTGCTCAAAAAATTAAACCAAAAACTTCAAAAGTAAGAGATGTTTTTAATTTTCAATCACAGTTGCTACGTTCATTAAAAAGATTATTTATTATGGTGTTTGAGTTTTTTACCATTGCTTGAATCGTTGTTACAATTACATTTTTCTTAATTAATTCTATTCCGGGTTCAACAACACTTACAAGTGGTTTAGATGAAACATCTAAAAAAGCCATTGAAGCCACATATGGATTAGATAAACCATTATTCGATCGATATTTAATTTATTTACAAAACTTATTCAAAGGTGATTTTGGAATTTCATATTCTGTTTTCCCTGGACAAAGTATTAATGACTTTGTTTGAATTAGATTTTATAAATCATTTTTAATTGGGATATTTTCAGTTATGCTAACTTTAATAATTGGAATTCCAGTAGGAGTTTATGTAGGTATGAATCCTGATAAATTACCTGATCATATTGCAACTGTTGTGGTTTCAATCTTTTCATCAATTCCATCACTTGTATTTGCTTTATGATTATTATTAATTGGTAGAACATTACATATTCCATATATTTATGTAGAAACTGATATAGCAACATATGTTCTTCCTGGTCTTGCATTATCACTTGGTTCAATTATTGTGTATATTAAATATATAAGAACTGAATTAAATCGTGAATTAAATTCTCAGCATGCTAAATTCTGTTATTTAAAAGGATTATCAAAATCAAGATTTGTTTGAACTCATGCTTTAAAACCTTCATTATTCCCTATTGCTACTTTCTTTCCTGTTGTTATTTTTGGAAGTTTTATAGGAAGTTTATTCGTTGAACAAATATTCTTTATAACAGGTAGTGGAGGATTGTTATTAAACGCAATTACTTCAAAAGATTACAACATTATCTTATTTATGGTGACATTATTTTCGTTAATTACAATTCTTTCATATACTACTCGTGATGCATTATATAAATTAATAGATCCACGGGTAAGAAGGAGTTCAAGATAA